Proteins encoded within one genomic window of Acinetobacter sp. YWS30-1:
- a CDS encoding XAC2610-related protein translates to MKTWLLGLLIGLSCHSVASAQVFQIRDASKLYNVKMQVNCDQQSCSGKGTVSLYKKSDQSLLQKFVSDDLDFDLSDDLKPSANIIELYGEQSPLIFDDFNFDGTEDIAIRNGNEGPYGGPTYDVYVYNKTRKHFVFSSDLSALTHENLGMFHVDHDNKRIHTLSKSGCCYHIAEEYQVIPKKGLVKVKEFIEDATLEYPDGEKRVTVTERHLIKGKWVENVKRYPLEDYYQD, encoded by the coding sequence ATGAAAACATGGTTATTAGGATTGTTGATTGGTTTGAGCTGTCATTCAGTGGCATCCGCTCAAGTGTTTCAGATTAGGGATGCATCCAAGCTATATAACGTAAAAATGCAGGTGAATTGTGATCAGCAGTCTTGTTCAGGCAAAGGCACGGTTTCTTTATATAAGAAATCTGATCAATCCTTATTGCAAAAATTTGTCTCTGATGACCTGGATTTCGATCTATCCGATGATTTAAAGCCAAGTGCCAATATTATCGAATTATATGGTGAACAAAGTCCTTTAATTTTTGATGATTTTAATTTCGATGGGACTGAAGACATTGCCATTCGTAATGGTAATGAAGGTCCATATGGTGGGCCTACTTATGATGTTTATGTATATAACAAGACACGTAAACACTTTGTATTTAGTTCTGACTTATCTGCATTAACACATGAAAATTTAGGCATGTTTCATGTTGATCATGACAATAAAAGAATTCATACACTAAGTAAAAGTGGCTGCTGTTATCACATTGCCGAAGAGTATCAGGTCATTCCAAAGAAAGGCTTGGTCAAAGTTAAAGAATTTATTGAGGATGCAACTTTAGAATATCCAGATGGAGAAAAACGTGTAACTGTGACTGAACGTCATCTGATCAAAGGCAAATGGGTGGAAAATGTAAAACGATATCCATTGGAAGATTACTATCAGGATTAA
- the rsfS gene encoding ribosome silencing factor: protein MNLEPSPSASNSHDHTMNSHAQAVNACLKVVHAALEDVKAKEVVQLDVASISNVADAMVIASGTSTRHIKSLADNVAEEARKAGFRPLGIEGERDAEWILIDLGFVVVHCMLPTARKFYDLESLWRNPADSVA from the coding sequence ATGAATTTAGAACCATCGCCCAGCGCTTCTAATTCTCACGATCACACTATGAATTCTCATGCACAAGCAGTAAACGCATGCTTGAAAGTTGTACATGCAGCCCTAGAAGATGTAAAGGCTAAAGAAGTTGTTCAGCTTGATGTTGCTAGCATCAGCAACGTGGCAGATGCCATGGTGATTGCAAGCGGTACATCAACCCGTCATATCAAATCACTTGCAGATAATGTTGCTGAAGAAGCACGTAAAGCAGGTTTCCGTCCGCTTGGTATCGAAGGCGAACGTGATGCAGAATGGATCCTGATTGATCTAGGTTTTGTTGTAGTGCACTGCATGCTGCCTACAGCGCGTAAATTCTATGACCTAGAAAGCCTATGGCGCAATCCTGCAGATTCTGTAGCATAA
- a CDS encoding hydroxypyruvate isomerase family protein — protein MTKLAVNLSMIFTEVPLLERFALAHAHGFKHVEIQFPYELSIEQIQQQIQLHDLDICLINVPAGDLMQGGHGLAGIPGQEIEFRHAVEQAIQYATALNVPSVNILAGKQPLDCDLLPCLNTLASNLKIACSMLSNYQIQPVFEMINGQDMPRFLIQNVAQAQEMLEAVNHPALKMQYDCYHMAMMGEDVLEALKENIAEIGHIQFADCPGRHQPNTASIPYYEIFQWLENSQYNGYVAAEYKPLGTSEESFGWKEQFFPEYD, from the coding sequence ATGACCAAACTCGCCGTTAACCTCTCCATGATTTTTACGGAAGTACCTTTGTTAGAACGTTTTGCCTTGGCTCATGCGCACGGTTTTAAACATGTGGAAATCCAGTTTCCCTATGAACTGAGCATTGAGCAGATTCAGCAGCAGATTCAGTTGCATGATCTGGATATCTGCCTGATTAATGTGCCTGCTGGTGATCTGATGCAAGGTGGACACGGTCTGGCCGGTATTCCTGGACAGGAAATCGAGTTTCGTCATGCTGTAGAGCAGGCCATTCAATATGCGACTGCTCTGAATGTGCCAAGTGTCAATATTCTGGCCGGCAAACAGCCACTGGATTGTGACCTGCTTCCTTGCCTGAACACCTTGGCGAGTAATCTGAAAATTGCCTGCTCCATGCTCTCTAATTATCAGATTCAGCCGGTCTTTGAAATGATCAACGGTCAGGACATGCCACGTTTCCTGATTCAGAATGTGGCCCAAGCTCAGGAGATGCTGGAAGCTGTCAATCATCCTGCCTTGAAAATGCAATATGACTGTTATCATATGGCCATGATGGGTGAAGATGTACTTGAAGCCTTAAAAGAAAATATTGCAGAGATTGGTCATATCCAGTTTGCAGACTGCCCGGGGCGTCATCAACCCAATACCGCTTCCATTCCATATTATGAGATTTTTCAATGGTTAGAGAATAGCCAATACAATGGTTATGTCGCAGCCGAATATAAACCTCTGGGGACTTCGGAAGAATCCTTTGGCTGGAAAGAACAGTTCTTCCCGGAGTATGACTAA